From the genome of Nakamurella flavida, one region includes:
- a CDS encoding type 1 glutamine amidotransferase domain-containing protein translates to MSTPLTGRTIAFLVANSGVEQVELTSPWKDLQDAGATTVLIAPKKDSVQAMNNDVEPGDTFTPDLAVADASAADYDGLVLPGGTTNPDQLRLEPDAVALVKAFVDARKPVAAICHGPWMLVEADVLRGKNLASFPSIRTDVRNAGGTWHDEEAVTCTAGGWTLVTSRNPDDLPAFGQAAVAAFSS, encoded by the coding sequence ATGAGCACACCCCTGACCGGCCGCACCATCGCCTTCCTGGTCGCCAACTCCGGCGTCGAGCAGGTCGAACTGACCTCCCCCTGGAAGGACCTGCAGGACGCAGGGGCGACGACCGTGCTGATCGCCCCGAAGAAGGACTCCGTGCAGGCGATGAACAACGACGTGGAGCCGGGCGACACCTTCACTCCCGACCTGGCGGTCGCGGACGCCTCCGCCGCCGACTACGACGGCCTCGTGCTGCCGGGCGGCACCACCAACCCCGACCAGCTCCGCCTCGAGCCCGACGCCGTCGCGCTGGTCAAGGCCTTCGTGGACGCCCGGAAGCCCGTCGCCGCGATCTGCCACGGCCCGTGGATGCTCGTCGAGGCCGATGTGCTGCGGGGCAAGAACCTGGCCAGCTTCCCCAGCATCCGCACCGACGTGCGCAACGCCGGCGGCACCTGGCACGACGAGGAGGCCGTCACCTGCACCGCGGGCGGCTGGACCCTGGTGACCAGCCGCAACCCCGACGACCTGCCCGCCTTCGGGCAGGCCGCGGTCGCGGCGTTCAGCTCCTGA